In Candidatus Pelagibacter sp. RS39, the following proteins share a genomic window:
- the hisG gene encoding ATP phosphoribosyltransferase, which translates to MMKNLINIGIPSKGRLRKDVLKTFSKKKLKLISERGERDLIGSIKNKSNIKILYLHAREIIERLGDGSLDIGFSGFDLLKESEINTQNKINVIKKLDFGNANLVVAIPDPWIDVQTIADLEEIAFEFRDKKKKRLRVATKYPNLTRDFLFSKGVTQFKLVDSLGATEAYPFTGSAELITDITSTGETLRANNLRILKDGEILKSQACIFTSKKNSKKKGLKNFVKLLSK; encoded by the coding sequence ATTATGAAAAATTTAATAAATATAGGAATACCTAGTAAGGGGCGGTTGAGAAAAGATGTTTTAAAAACTTTTTCTAAAAAGAAATTAAAGCTTATTTCTGAGCGAGGGGAAAGAGATTTGATAGGTTCAATAAAAAATAAATCAAACATAAAAATTTTATATTTGCACGCTAGAGAAATTATTGAAAGATTAGGAGATGGCTCTTTAGATATTGGCTTCTCTGGCTTTGATTTATTAAAAGAAAGTGAGATAAATACTCAAAACAAAATAAATGTTATTAAAAAACTTGATTTTGGAAATGCTAATTTAGTTGTAGCTATACCGGATCCTTGGATTGATGTTCAAACAATAGCTGACCTTGAGGAAATCGCATTTGAATTTAGAGATAAAAAGAAAAAAAGATTAAGAGTTGCAACCAAGTATCCAAATTTGACTAGGGATTTTTTATTTTCTAAAGGTGTTACCCAATTTAAATTGGTTGATAGTTTAGGAGCAACCGAAGCATACCCTTTCACTGGTTCAGCTGAATTAATTACAGACATAACATCTACAGGTGAGACTCTTAGAGCAAATAACCTACGTATATTGAAAGATGGAGAAATCTTAAAATCTCAAGCTTGTATTTTTACTTCAAAAAAAAATAGTAAAAAAAAAGGTTTAAAAAACTTTGTTAAATTACTTTCTAAGTAA
- a CDS encoding DNA recombination protein RmuC, which yields MDTILLIILIILLVATLGILYLNLKSKPKNENDNKEAEELANLNAEIVRLKDSLNSTINTSLSSMSNSFNSLSTGVTKDMTEALTKVDEKVGNFNEQVKLLNQSQEGITKILAGVKKYGTLAEYSLDALIKDLLPASQYMTNVKMKEDTSENVEFAIKLQGDVLVPVDSHFPIEKFKTITDAHEADDKKAVADARTKLASAFKAKAKSVMEKYIVPPKTSNFAIVYAPTESLYKELTEYQDPSTKELLTQELMKKYKIVICGPNTLSAYLQSLHMGFQSLKISKHATEIYDHLKTISTRFSSHFDNIYKLRKKLEEAMTVVDSFGKDARSITRTLENIKDPEQVEKAVLTENVESFVERNKQIKK from the coding sequence ATGGATACGATTCTACTAATTATTTTAATTATACTGCTTGTTGCAACTTTAGGTATTTTATACTTAAATTTAAAATCAAAGCCTAAAAATGAAAACGATAATAAAGAAGCTGAAGAATTAGCAAATTTAAATGCTGAAATAGTGAGGTTAAAAGACAGCCTTAATTCTACAATCAATACATCCCTAAGTTCGATGTCTAATTCATTTAACTCTTTATCAACTGGGGTTACAAAAGATATGACTGAGGCCTTAACCAAAGTAGATGAGAAGGTTGGAAACTTTAATGAACAAGTAAAATTATTAAATCAAAGCCAAGAGGGGATTACTAAAATTTTAGCAGGGGTTAAAAAGTATGGAACTCTAGCTGAATATTCTTTGGATGCTTTAATTAAAGATTTATTACCTGCGTCTCAATATATGACCAATGTCAAAATGAAAGAAGATACAAGTGAAAACGTAGAATTTGCAATCAAGCTTCAAGGAGATGTTTTGGTTCCAGTAGACTCTCATTTTCCAATAGAAAAATTTAAGACAATTACAGATGCGCACGAGGCAGATGATAAGAAGGCAGTTGCTGATGCTAGAACAAAATTAGCAAGCGCATTTAAGGCTAAAGCAAAAAGTGTTATGGAAAAATATATTGTTCCACCAAAAACTTCAAATTTTGCAATAGTGTACGCTCCTACAGAAAGTCTTTATAAAGAATTAACTGAGTATCAAGACCCAAGCACTAAAGAGCTATTAACTCAAGAGTTAATGAAAAAATATAAAATAGTAATTTGTGGCCCGAATACTCTTTCAGCTTATTTACAGTCTTTACACATGGGCTTCCAGTCTCTTAAAATTTCAAAACACGCAACAGAGATTTATGATCATTTAAAAACTATAAGTACGAGATTTTCTAGTCATTTTGATAATATTTATAAATTAAGAAAAAAACTTGAAGAGGCTATGACAGTTGTTGATAGTTTTGGAAAAGATGCAAGGTCAATTACTAGAACTTTAGAAAATATAAAAGATCCCGAGCAAGTTGAAAAAGCTGTTCTAACAGAGAACGTTGAGAGTTTCGTTGAAAGAAATAAACAAATCAAAAAATAA
- a CDS encoding thioredoxin family protein: protein MLIDFKDEDFENKIKSEDVSVIQFSAAWCGPCKSLKPIMDKLAIEYKDKAGFYYADIEDGGINTGSAAGIRGVPTVIIYKKGVEVDRKVGGVPESHMKEFLEKNI, encoded by the coding sequence ATGCTAATAGATTTTAAAGATGAAGATTTTGAAAACAAAATTAAAAGTGAAGACGTTTCGGTAATCCAGTTTAGTGCAGCTTGGTGTGGGCCTTGTAAGTCTTTAAAACCAATTATGGACAAGCTTGCTATTGAATATAAAGACAAGGCTGGTTTTTATTACGCTGATATAGAAGATGGTGGTATTAATACTGGAAGTGCTGCAGGAATAAGAGGTGTTCCAACAGTGATAATCTATAAAAAAGGTGTTGAGGTTGATAGAAAAGTTGGTGGCGTACCAGAAAGTCATATGAAAGAGTTTTTAGAAAAAAATATCTAA
- a CDS encoding bifunctional folylpolyglutamate synthase/dihydrofolate synthase, with product MKLQKIVSHLQKLHPKEIDLSLDRIKILCEKLGNPQEKIKAISVVGTNGKQSTINAIFSILKEAKVKCNVYTSPHIQKINERFVFNNNMLSDDELIDLFEEVEKINDQNPLTFFEALSACYFYKAAQYPNNINLIEAGLFHRFDATNILKNNLASIVCSISKDHLDWLPKGQQTIEKIVFEKTSSLLNSNIIVSKQNSVETTESIKKSISKNLSNKLFFNEDYSYSNGENGFFYYEDKFGGLKLPLPNILGQFQLENISTAIATIRQLNLEIKDDDIKKGITKIENIGRLQEIKSGKIKDLIKNNKLLLDGSHNEDGARVLNEYLQTLDCNKHFIIGMMSNKNHEEYISHFKDISSLTTVDIPNQQNAISGKKLKEKFQNVFNARYEDNVEKAIKSLTLKENDMIIITGSLYLAGEILNLN from the coding sequence ATGAAACTTCAGAAGATAGTCAGTCACTTACAAAAGCTGCATCCTAAAGAAATAGATTTAAGTTTAGATCGTATAAAGATTCTTTGTGAAAAATTAGGTAATCCTCAAGAAAAAATAAAAGCAATATCAGTAGTAGGGACAAATGGTAAGCAATCTACCATTAATGCAATTTTTTCGATTCTCAAAGAAGCAAAAGTAAAATGCAATGTTTATACGAGTCCTCACATTCAAAAAATTAATGAGAGATTTGTTTTTAATAACAATATGCTTAGTGATGATGAATTAATTGATCTTTTTGAAGAAGTTGAAAAAATAAATGATCAAAATCCTTTAACTTTTTTTGAGGCTTTATCTGCTTGTTATTTCTATAAAGCTGCTCAATATCCCAATAATATTAATTTAATAGAGGCAGGTTTGTTTCATAGGTTTGACGCCACCAATATACTAAAAAATAATTTAGCAAGTATTGTATGCTCTATTAGTAAAGATCACCTCGATTGGTTACCAAAGGGTCAACAAACTATAGAAAAAATTGTATTTGAAAAAACATCCTCTCTTTTAAATTCTAATATAATTGTATCTAAACAAAACTCAGTTGAAACAACTGAAAGTATCAAAAAATCAATTTCTAAAAACTTATCTAACAAATTGTTTTTTAATGAAGATTATAGTTATTCTAATGGAGAGAATGGTTTTTTTTATTATGAAGATAAATTTGGTGGCTTAAAACTCCCATTACCAAATATTCTTGGACAGTTTCAGTTAGAAAATATTTCAACAGCAATAGCAACGATTAGACAACTAAATTTAGAAATTAAAGATGATGATATAAAAAAAGGAATTACCAAAATAGAAAATATTGGCAGATTACAAGAAATAAAGTCTGGAAAAATCAAAGATTTAATCAAAAATAACAAATTGCTATTAGATGGAAGTCATAATGAGGATGGTGCTAGAGTTTTAAATGAATATCTCCAAACCTTAGATTGTAATAAGCATTTTATTATAGGAATGATGTCTAATAAAAATCATGAAGAATATATTAGCCACTTTAAAGATATATCGTCTCTAACCACTGTTGATATCCCTAATCAGCAAAACGCTATCAGTGGTAAAAAATTAAAAGAAAAATTTCAAAATGTTTTTAATGCTAGATACGAGGACAATGTTGAGAAAGCAATTAAGTCCTTAACACTTAAAGAAAATGATATGATAATAATTACAGGATCTTTGTATTTAGCTGGCGAAATATTAAACTTAAATTAG
- a CDS encoding acetyl-CoA carboxylase carboxyltransferase subunit beta, translating into MNWITKIIKAGEKIKTAIHKRATKEEIANSDWTSCCKGPILKKDLEENLWVCPDCNKHHRINPKQRFDIFFGKNNYEIFKTPIPKDDPLDWTDSKSYKDRLKSARKKTGLDCGMMVVSGSINNIKVTAVASDFEFLGASMAAAEGEAFLYGIQHAIENKTPFICFSSGGGMRMMESLISLSQMTRTTMAINELKKNNLPYLVCLTDPTAGGITASYAMLGDLHIAESDHALIAFAGARVIEGTVKESLPENFQKSSYVQKTGFVDLILDRKDLQEKIGILISILLNKKPVISTEENETSEDSQSLTKAAS; encoded by the coding sequence ATGAATTGGATAACAAAAATAATTAAAGCTGGTGAAAAAATAAAAACAGCTATTCATAAAAGAGCAACTAAAGAAGAAATTGCAAATAGCGATTGGACTAGCTGCTGTAAAGGACCAATTTTAAAAAAAGATTTAGAGGAAAATCTTTGGGTGTGTCCTGATTGCAATAAACACCACAGAATAAATCCAAAACAACGATTTGACATTTTTTTTGGAAAAAATAATTATGAAATTTTTAAAACACCAATTCCAAAAGATGATCCACTAGATTGGACAGACTCTAAATCTTATAAAGATAGATTAAAAAGTGCCAGAAAAAAAACAGGACTGGATTGTGGCATGATGGTTGTTTCTGGTTCTATTAATAATATTAAAGTTACTGCTGTTGCATCTGATTTTGAATTTTTGGGTGCCTCAATGGCAGCTGCAGAGGGTGAGGCATTTCTATATGGTATTCAGCATGCCATCGAAAACAAAACTCCTTTTATTTGTTTTAGTTCTGGAGGAGGAATGAGAATGATGGAAAGTTTGATTTCATTATCTCAAATGACAAGAACAACAATGGCTATTAACGAACTAAAAAAAAATAATCTTCCTTATCTGGTTTGTTTAACTGATCCGACTGCTGGTGGAATTACCGCCTCTTATGCGATGTTGGGAGATTTACACATTGCAGAGTCAGATCACGCTTTAATTGCTTTTGCTGGGGCTCGAGTTATAGAAGGAACTGTAAAAGAAAGTTTGCCGGAAAATTTTCAAAAGAGCTCTTATGTTCAGAAAACTGGATTTGTGGACTTAATTCTCGATAGAAAAGATCTTCAAGAAAAAATTGGAATTTTAATTTCAATTCTATTAAATAAGAAACCTGTTATAAGCACTGAAGAAAATGAAACTTCAGAAGATAGTCAGTCACTTACAAAAGCTGCATCCTAA
- the trpA gene encoding tryptophan synthase subunit alpha — translation MSNPISHAFKKAKSENRPALLTYTVAGDSTKKQSLEILKSISKKVDILEIGVPHNTPVADGSQIQTSSYRAIKNGVKINDIFKIVKDFKKFDKNKPVILMGYYNMIFQYGENEFLRKCKISGVNGLIVVDLPWPENKKFASKCKNRSIFFIQLLSPTTTKNRLKKIIKDSHEMIYFISMLSTTGGKLKVSSKEILSNYDKIKKVNSKKNVVIGFGITEKTIKSLKKADGLVVGSAICREITNSIKKRQNPVTNVYNVVNRLKKKIK, via the coding sequence ATGTCTAATCCAATCAGTCATGCATTTAAAAAAGCTAAAAGTGAAAATAGACCTGCTTTGTTGACTTATACTGTAGCTGGAGATAGTACAAAAAAACAATCCTTGGAAATATTAAAATCAATCTCTAAAAAAGTTGATATATTGGAGATTGGCGTGCCTCACAACACTCCAGTTGCTGATGGAAGTCAAATTCAAACAAGCTCATATAGAGCAATCAAAAATGGAGTTAAAATTAATGATATTTTTAAAATTGTGAAAGATTTTAAAAAATTTGATAAAAATAAACCAGTTATATTGATGGGGTACTATAATATGATCTTTCAATATGGTGAAAACGAATTTTTAAGAAAATGTAAAATTTCAGGAGTTAATGGATTAATAGTTGTAGATTTGCCTTGGCCTGAAAATAAGAAATTTGCAAGTAAATGCAAAAACAGATCAATATTTTTTATTCAACTACTATCACCAACTACAACTAAAAATAGGTTAAAAAAAATAATTAAAGACTCGCATGAAATGATTTATTTCATATCGATGCTTTCTACTACTGGAGGAAAGCTTAAAGTTTCCTCTAAAGAAATATTGTCTAACTATGATAAAATAAAAAAAGTCAACTCGAAAAAAAATGTTGTGATTGGTTTTGGTATCACTGAAAAAACTATAAAATCACTCAAAAAAGCCGATGGTTTAGTTGTTGGAAGTGCTATTTGTAGAGAAATAACTAATTCTATAAAAAAAAGACAAAATCCGGTCACAAATGTTTATAATGTCGTAAATAGATTAAAAAAAAAAATTAAATGA
- a CDS encoding tryptophan synthase subunit beta, which produces MKLKKRIPVIDQGDKQGFWGGKFGGNFVPETLKKPIEDLEILFNKLKKDKKFINERDKYFKNWVGSPTRFIKLENLTKHVGGAQIWSKVVSDANGGAHKIYNATVHCLLAKRSGKKVICGDTGAGYAGKMLSMAAKKFGLKCKIFMGAKDIRRQQPNVRAMKKNGAEVIPVYSGSQTLVDAVSECMRYWVANCDKVAMCVGSTVGPAVFVRICGWSTSQISRELKTQLVDEFGSVPKKLKLYNCVGGGSSSFGFWNEFMDYDKKQCEFIGVEAGGPTKSKKHAAPLTYGSKIGILHGAAQYVNQNTDGQIEETESISAGLDYPGISPLHCFLKDTKRARYTAASDEEALNAYKLVTKFEKLRPSLEPSHAFSVAIAESKRFSKDTIVVVNSCGDAYKDRGIIEKRLGKKYV; this is translated from the coding sequence ATGAAACTTAAAAAACGAATTCCAGTAATAGATCAAGGTGATAAACAGGGATTTTGGGGAGGTAAATTTGGGGGGAACTTTGTCCCCGAAACATTAAAAAAACCGATCGAAGATTTAGAAATTCTTTTTAATAAACTCAAGAAAGATAAAAAGTTTATAAATGAAAGAGATAAGTATTTTAAAAATTGGGTTGGCAGTCCTACTCGTTTTATCAAATTAGAAAATTTAACAAAACATGTGGGGGGGGCTCAAATTTGGTCTAAAGTTGTATCTGATGCAAATGGGGGTGCACATAAAATTTATAATGCAACTGTCCATTGTTTACTTGCAAAGCGTTCTGGAAAAAAAGTTATTTGTGGAGACACTGGTGCTGGGTATGCAGGTAAAATGTTAAGTATGGCAGCCAAAAAATTTGGTTTAAAATGCAAGATTTTCATGGGTGCGAAAGATATTCGAAGACAACAACCCAATGTAAGAGCAATGAAAAAAAATGGAGCGGAAGTTATTCCTGTATATTCTGGAAGTCAAACTCTCGTAGATGCTGTATCTGAGTGCATGCGTTACTGGGTTGCAAATTGTGATAAAGTTGCAATGTGTGTTGGCAGCACTGTTGGCCCAGCTGTTTTCGTTCGTATCTGTGGATGGAGCACAAGTCAAATATCAAGAGAATTAAAAACTCAATTAGTTGATGAGTTTGGATCAGTTCCAAAGAAACTCAAACTTTATAATTGTGTTGGAGGAGGAAGTTCTAGTTTTGGTTTTTGGAATGAGTTTATGGATTACGACAAAAAACAGTGTGAATTTATTGGTGTAGAAGCTGGTGGACCAACAAAAAGTAAAAAACATGCAGCACCACTAACATATGGATCTAAAATAGGAATTCTTCATGGTGCAGCTCAATATGTAAATCAAAATACTGATGGTCAAATAGAAGAAACAGAGTCAATTTCTGCTGGACTAGATTACCCGGGTATCTCCCCACTTCATTGTTTTCTTAAAGACACAAAAAGAGCAAGATACACTGCAGCAAGTGATGAAGAAGCATTAAACGCTTACAAACTGGTAACAAAATTTGAAAAATTAAGACCTTCATTGGAACCAAGTCATGCTTTCTCAGTTGCAATAGCTGAGTCAAAAAGATTTAGTAAAGATACAATTGTTGTAGTCAATAGTTGTGGAGATGCTTACAAAGATCGAGGAATTATAGAGAAGAGATTAGGAAAAAAATATGTCTAA
- a CDS encoding phosphoribosylanthranilate isomerase, whose protein sequence is MIKGLKICGISDPETLNYILNHPYPPKFIGFITNYENSKRYVTYENLKNLVNVNRKQTNFVSVLVSPTNQLLEKIKDLNFDYYQLYDVDPLRTFEIKEKYKIKIISALTISNKEDVERYKDYLKISDIILFDSKGYHKSESFDHKLLEQVPSTINKMIAGNIQIDDIPNFKNKDFIIDLSGSIENNEGKKDINKIDRLLKLFANT, encoded by the coding sequence ATGATCAAAGGTTTAAAAATTTGTGGGATCTCAGATCCCGAAACTTTGAATTATATTTTAAATCATCCATATCCGCCAAAATTTATCGGTTTCATCACAAATTATGAAAACAGCAAAAGGTATGTTACATATGAAAATCTAAAAAATTTGGTTAATGTTAACAGAAAACAAACTAATTTTGTTTCAGTGCTTGTGAGTCCAACAAACCAATTATTAGAAAAAATTAAAGATCTTAATTTTGATTATTACCAGCTTTATGATGTTGACCCTTTGAGAACTTTTGAAATTAAGGAAAAGTACAAAATTAAGATAATTTCAGCCCTTACAATTTCAAATAAGGAGGACGTGGAAAGATATAAAGATTATTTAAAAATCTCAGATATAATTCTTTTTGACTCGAAGGGTTACCATAAGTCTGAGAGCTTTGATCATAAGCTATTAGAACAGGTACCTAGTACGATAAATAAAATGATTGCAGGAAATATTCAAATAGATGATATTCCTAATTTTAAAAATAAAGACTTCATAATTGATTTATCTGGATCGATTGAAAATAATGAGGGAAAAAAAGATATAAATAAAATTGATAGATTGTTAAAATTATTTGCAAATACATGA
- the pyrF gene encoding orotidine-5'-phosphate decarboxylase, producing the protein MKKNKIFVACDSTNILKIKKIIKETQSRKLNIGYKFGLEFLNSKYGRVFLSKIKKKIIFADIKIHDIPNTCVSTIKAIKDLNVNYLTIHISSGLEALKASKKVSGKIKLIGVTTLTSLNNKSLKEIGYSKNINQLVAHQAKLAKKANLDAIVCSAREVKIVKKFFKKEIITPGIRFNTKTNDQKRVVTPRQAYENGSDWLVIGRPITKGNIRKNIQTLIDHLSQ; encoded by the coding sequence ATGAAAAAAAATAAAATATTTGTTGCTTGTGATAGTACTAATATTTTAAAAATTAAAAAAATTATAAAAGAAACACAAAGTAGAAAATTAAATATTGGATATAAATTTGGTTTAGAATTTTTAAACTCAAAATATGGAAGAGTTTTCTTATCTAAAATTAAAAAAAAGATAATATTTGCTGATATTAAAATTCATGATATTCCAAATACTTGTGTATCGACTATTAAAGCAATAAAAGATTTGAATGTTAATTACCTGACTATACATATAAGTTCTGGCTTAGAGGCTTTAAAAGCTAGTAAAAAAGTATCTGGAAAAATAAAATTAATAGGTGTCACAACACTTACTTCTTTAAATAATAAATCTTTAAAAGAGATTGGTTACAGTAAAAATATCAATCAACTAGTAGCACATCAAGCTAAATTAGCAAAAAAAGCTAACTTAGATGCTATTGTGTGTAGTGCACGAGAAGTTAAAATTGTTAAAAAATTCTTCAAAAAAGAAATAATTACCCCAGGAATAAGATTTAATACTAAAACAAATGATCAAAAAAGAGTTGTTACTCCAAGACAAGCTTATGAGAATGGTAGTGATTGGCTTGTGATAGGAAGGCCAATAACAAAAGGCAACATAAGAAAAAATATCCAAACATTAATTGATCATTTAAGTCAATGA
- a CDS encoding HU family DNA-binding protein, translated as MAIVKSKLLKQLSKNYPNFLKKDLEKFLNIILKEIKNSLKRTERVELRGFGVFSTKIQKARISRNPKTNKKIHTPEKKTIHFKMSKDLFKILNDEKK; from the coding sequence TTGGCGATTGTAAAATCAAAGCTTTTAAAACAATTATCAAAAAACTATCCTAATTTTTTAAAAAAAGATTTAGAGAAATTCTTAAATATCATTCTAAAAGAAATAAAAAATTCACTTAAACGTACAGAAAGAGTTGAATTGAGAGGATTTGGAGTTTTTTCAACTAAAATTCAAAAAGCTAGAATATCAAGAAACCCCAAAACAAATAAAAAAATTCATACGCCTGAAAAAAAAACAATTCACTTCAAAATGTCAAAAGATTTGTTTAAAATTTTAAATGATGAAAAAAAATAA
- a CDS encoding S1 RNA-binding domain-containing protein has translation MEIYKDLSNPASKEFEKLLNNQFTKNTIEEGKIIEGKINKITEKFVFLFIEGLKSEPVLDINELKSMGLAKNIAIGQTISVLLEKIEDKNGDVVVSASKAQKIKGWDKLVEAYEKKEPIMGKITSKCKGGCIVEHLDTGSLMFLPGSQISDKPLKNIDHLMNEPQKFALIKLDKIRGNACVSRREIISTFKKEDKAKIIEKYKVGDIIKDAEVKGYSSFGCFFNVNNELDVLVHLQEISYSRVSHPDEIFNIGEKHNLKVISVDKEKLQVGCSIKQLSPDPFEHIENYELNKIYKAKVVKIMDFGAFCELEPGLTTLLHSSEISWIKKNISVKKMFNVGDEIDCVITEIDKTKRRVAISHKLTKENPFEAFEKKYPVGTEVDGEVVNKNEYSLFVNVENSDIDAFLHCNDLTYLENGEEELKKFNKGDKIKVKVLEIKTSDQKIRVGLKQTQPDPFDWFKDIKVNDIITVKIVSTDNKGLIVRPEECEMDFIIKKNQIAINPADARTSRFTGGERIDCAVSEIDFNKRKVTLSIKLLEELQKKEALEKYGSEGSGKNLPFSTLSEDLNKKNKK, from the coding sequence ATGGAAATATACAAAGACCTTTCAAACCCAGCTTCTAAAGAATTTGAAAAATTACTTAACAATCAATTTACAAAAAATACTATTGAGGAAGGAAAAATCATCGAAGGTAAAATAAATAAAATAACTGAGAAATTTGTTTTTTTATTTATAGAAGGGTTAAAGAGCGAACCAGTTCTTGATATTAATGAACTTAAGAGCATGGGCCTTGCAAAAAATATTGCAATAGGTCAAACAATTTCAGTACTTTTAGAAAAAATAGAAGATAAGAATGGTGATGTTGTAGTATCAGCAAGTAAAGCTCAAAAAATCAAAGGTTGGGACAAACTTGTTGAGGCATATGAGAAAAAAGAGCCCATCATGGGTAAAATTACATCAAAGTGTAAAGGTGGATGTATTGTAGAACATTTGGACACAGGTTCCCTCATGTTTTTACCAGGGTCGCAAATTAGTGATAAACCTCTTAAGAATATAGATCATCTTATGAACGAACCACAAAAATTTGCATTAATAAAATTAGATAAAATTAGAGGAAATGCATGTGTTTCAAGAAGAGAAATAATATCAACATTTAAAAAAGAAGATAAAGCAAAAATTATTGAAAAGTATAAAGTAGGTGACATTATAAAAGATGCAGAAGTAAAAGGTTATAGTTCTTTTGGATGTTTTTTTAATGTAAACAATGAACTAGATGTTCTAGTCCATCTTCAAGAAATTTCATATAGTCGAGTTAGTCATCCTGATGAAATATTTAATATTGGTGAAAAACATAATTTGAAAGTTATTAGTGTTGATAAAGAGAAATTACAGGTTGGTTGTTCCATCAAACAGTTATCACCCGACCCATTCGAACATATTGAAAACTATGAGTTAAATAAAATCTATAAGGCAAAAGTAGTTAAGATTATGGACTTTGGAGCGTTTTGTGAATTAGAGCCGGGATTAACAACGCTATTACACTCTAGTGAAATTAGTTGGATCAAAAAAAACATTTCTGTGAAAAAAATGTTTAATGTTGGTGATGAAATTGACTGTGTAATAACTGAAATTGATAAAACAAAAAGACGTGTTGCAATTTCTCACAAGCTGACCAAGGAAAACCCTTTTGAAGCTTTTGAGAAAAAGTATCCTGTTGGAACTGAAGTAGATGGAGAAGTTGTGAATAAAAACGAATACTCTTTATTTGTTAATGTAGAAAATTCAGATATTGATGCTTTTTTACACTGTAATGATTTGACTTATCTAGAAAATGGTGAGGAGGAATTAAAAAAATTTAATAAAGGTGATAAAATTAAAGTAAAAGTTTTAGAGATAAAGACTAGTGATCAAAAAATAAGAGTTGGTTTAAAACAAACTCAACCAGACCCATTTGACTGGTTTAAAGACATTAAGGTAAATGATATAATAACTGTTAAAATTGTTTCCACAGATAATAAAGGACTAATTGTAAGACCAGAGGAGTGTGAGATGGATTTTATAATTAAAAAAAATCAGATTGCAATAAACCCTGCGGATGCTAGGACCTCTAGATTTACCGGTGGAGAAAGAATCGACTGTGCAGTTTCTGAAATAGATTTTAATAAAAGAAAAGTAACTTTAAGTATAAAGTTATTAGAGGAATTACAAAAAAAAGAGGCTTTGGAAAAATATGGATCAGAAGGGTCTGGAAAGAACCTTCCATTTTCAACTCTATCTGAGGATCTAAACAAAAAAAATAAAAAATAA